In a genomic window of Neisseria flavescens:
- a CDS encoding ProQ/FINO family protein, whose amino-acid sequence MAQETALGAALKSAVQTMSKKKQTDMIADHIYGKYDVFKRFKPLAVGIDQDLVAALPQYDPALIARVLANHCRRPRYLKALARGGKRFDLNNRFKGEVSAEEQTIAQQHPAVQQALAAQAERQAAKATTEAEAAPAQAETNEAAE is encoded by the coding sequence ATGGCACAAGAAACCGCTTTGGGCGCTGCGCTGAAATCTGCCGTCCAAACCATGAGCAAGAAAAAACAGACAGACATGATTGCCGACCACATTTACGGCAAATATGATGTATTCAAACGATTCAAACCGTTGGCCGTCGGTATCGACCAAGACTTGGTTGCCGCCCTGCCCCAATACGACCCTGCACTGATAGCACGCGTACTGGCCAACCACTGCCGCCGTCCGCGCTATCTGAAAGCCCTGGCTCGCGGCGGCAAACGTTTTGACTTGAACAACCGCTTCAAAGGCGAAGTCAGCGCAGAAGAACAAACCATCGCCCAACAACACCCAGCCGTTCAACAGGCATTGGCTGCACAAGCCGAACGCCAAGCCGCTAAGGCTACCACTGAAGCAGAAGCGGCTCCTGCACAAGCTGAGACCAACGAAGCTGCTGAATAA